A window from Hemicordylus capensis ecotype Gifberg chromosome 2, rHemCap1.1.pri, whole genome shotgun sequence encodes these proteins:
- the LOC128343704 gene encoding taste receptor type 2 member 10-like translates to MTSQFLYFSSPEIYTHVQEVLGYVWMHFNIASIWCTTWLNVFYCVKVANFIHPLFLWLKLRINMLMPRLLGMSLIPFMVFTVSIVVSCFGNKKHYSLSGNLPGNTSQSEACDYSRTTSQPLQLVFSVINVSICLTASILLLVSLWRHTRHLKKNSIGIKDFNTQAHFSVIKSLLFFLFFYILYFVFMVLSMTKYFKFGNLERLVGDIALSLLPSAHSIILILTNPKLKEVCTRILNIRRRSS, encoded by the coding sequence ATGACGAGCCAGTTTCTCTATTTCAGTTCTCCGGAGATCTATACCCATGTACAGGAGGTTCTCGGCTATGTCTGGATGCATTTCAACATTGCCAGCATCTGGTGTACCACTTGGCTCAATGTTTTCTACTGCGTGAAGGTCGCCAACTTCATCCATCCCCTCTTCCTGTGGCTCAAGCTTAGAATCAATATGCTCATGCCCAGACTTCTTGGAATGTCACTGATACCTTTCATGGTCTTCACTGTTTCCATAGTTGTGAGCTGTTTTGGAAATAAAAAGCACTACAGTCTGTCAGGAAATCTGCCGGGGAATACCAGCCAAAGTGAGGCTTGCGACTACAGCCGAACTACATCTCAACCTCTGCAACTTGTTTTCAGTGTCATCAATGTCAGCATCTGTTTAACTGCATCAATCCTTTTGCTCGTCTCTTTGTGGCGGCACACCAGGCATCTGAAAAAGAATAGCATTGGAATTAAGGACTTCAACACTCAGGCCCATTTCAGTGTTATCAAGTCTTTgctgttctttctcttcttctacattctatattttgtttttatggtGCTGTCCATGACAAAGTACTTCAAGTTTGGAAACCTTGAGCGACTGGTTGGTGATATTGCACTGTCTTTGTTGCCTTCTGCACACTCCATAATCTTAATACTGACCAATCCCAAACTGAAAGAAGTGTGCACACGAATTCTAAACATCAGACGAAGATCTTCATAA